A portion of the Sandaracinobacteroides saxicola genome contains these proteins:
- a CDS encoding peptidylprolyl isomerase yields MLSSLRKSATSWVGVIILGVVIIAFVVTLFHDPMGGGGRGASGATLATVGKAPVTEADYMRMFDRAIRQQRETSKGMTNAQFVTLGGADAVFEQMVEMKALDAFAARAGLDVSKKVLDGEIASIPAAQLNGKFDEASFRRLLQDQRLSEAQLRELLSADIRRRQLLTPVSLGTSVPAGIAKPYADLLLEARRGAILVVPAALMRDVPAPTEAQVAAFYAANKAAYTVPERRAFRWAMLDAAAFAAQAAPTEAQVAAYFKENAAEFGGVETRTLNQVVLQDRAAAERLVAAARGGQGFAAAAAAAGFTPADTALGSQTQAAFAGASSAAVAAAAFRTPVGGVSDAVQSPLGWHVVQVAAVTAAKPQGMAAARATIVARLTEEKEQDLLADAVAKAEDRFTGGESFADVARDLKLIVNSAPPLTADGRVLKSDYRLPADAAPILSKLFDMEPNEPAQVVEVTKGRFALVELGDVTPPTAVPLAEIRPAVVAAWTQTEAAKRAEALAKRLAGEAGKGASLASLAAANGLPAPQTVTVRRLELSQMAQQGQAVPPPVVMLLNTPAGRANVAPAPGGQGWFVVKTDAVTPGNAAALPQLVAAVRSSFGRDSADEMAAAFGRAVQRDVGVVRGAAALAGLKRKLAGEGAAAQ; encoded by the coding sequence ATGCTGTCATCCTTGCGCAAATCCGCCACATCCTGGGTGGGGGTCATCATCCTGGGGGTAGTGATCATCGCCTTTGTGGTGACGCTGTTCCACGACCCGATGGGCGGTGGCGGCCGGGGGGCAAGCGGTGCCACGTTGGCGACGGTGGGCAAGGCGCCGGTGACCGAGGCGGATTACATGCGCATGTTCGACCGGGCGATCCGGCAACAGCGGGAGACCAGCAAGGGGATGACGAACGCGCAGTTCGTGACCCTGGGCGGCGCCGATGCGGTGTTCGAGCAGATGGTGGAGATGAAGGCGCTGGACGCCTTTGCCGCGCGGGCCGGGCTGGATGTCTCGAAGAAGGTGCTGGATGGCGAGATCGCGAGCATTCCGGCGGCGCAGCTGAACGGCAAGTTCGACGAGGCGAGCTTCCGCCGTCTGTTGCAGGACCAGCGGCTGAGCGAGGCGCAACTGCGCGAGCTGCTGAGCGCGGACATCCGCCGGCGGCAGTTGCTGACGCCGGTGTCGCTGGGGACGAGCGTGCCGGCGGGAATCGCCAAGCCCTATGCCGACCTGCTGCTGGAGGCGCGGCGCGGCGCGATCCTGGTGGTGCCGGCGGCGTTGATGCGCGACGTGCCGGCGCCGACCGAGGCGCAGGTGGCAGCCTTCTATGCGGCCAACAAGGCGGCCTACACGGTGCCGGAGCGGCGGGCGTTCCGCTGGGCGATGCTGGACGCCGCGGCATTCGCGGCGCAGGCGGCGCCGACCGAGGCGCAGGTGGCGGCCTATTTCAAGGAGAATGCAGCGGAGTTCGGCGGAGTGGAGACGCGGACGCTGAACCAGGTGGTGTTGCAGGACCGGGCCGCGGCGGAACGGCTGGTGGCGGCGGCGCGCGGCGGGCAGGGGTTCGCGGCGGCCGCGGCGGCGGCGGGGTTCACCCCGGCCGATACCGCGCTGGGCAGCCAGACGCAGGCGGCGTTCGCCGGCGCCAGCAGCGCGGCCGTGGCGGCGGCGGCGTTCCGCACGCCGGTGGGCGGCGTCAGCGATGCGGTGCAGTCTCCGCTGGGCTGGCATGTGGTGCAGGTGGCCGCGGTGACTGCGGCGAAACCGCAGGGGATGGCGGCGGCGCGGGCAACGATCGTGGCGCGGCTGACCGAGGAGAAGGAGCAGGACCTGCTGGCCGACGCGGTGGCGAAGGCGGAGGACCGGTTCACCGGCGGCGAGAGTTTCGCCGATGTGGCGCGCGACCTGAAGCTGATCGTCAACAGCGCGCCGCCGCTGACCGCGGACGGCCGGGTGCTGAAGAGCGATTACCGCCTGCCCGCTGACGCGGCGCCAATCCTGTCGAAGCTGTTCGACATGGAGCCGAATGAACCGGCGCAGGTGGTGGAGGTGACGAAGGGTCGTTTCGCGCTGGTGGAACTGGGCGATGTGACGCCGCCGACCGCGGTGCCGCTGGCCGAGATCCGCCCGGCGGTGGTGGCGGCCTGGACACAGACCGAGGCGGCGAAGCGGGCGGAGGCGCTGGCGAAGCGGCTGGCGGGCGAGGCCGGCAAGGGCGCGTCGCTGGCGTCCCTGGCGGCGGCGAACGGCCTGCCGGCGCCGCAGACGGTGACGGTGCGGCGGCTGGAACTGTCGCAGATGGCGCAGCAGGGTCAGGCGGTGCCGCCGCCGGTGGTGATGCTGCTGAACACGCCGGCCGGGCGCGCCAACGTCGCACCGGCGCCCGGCGGGCAGGGCTGGTTCGTGGTGAAGACCGATGCGGTGACACCGGGCAACGCCGCGGCGCTGCCACAGCTGGTGGCAGCGGTTCGCAGCAGCTTTGGCCGGGACAGCGCCGACGAGATGGCGGCGGCCTTCGGGCGAGCGGTGCAGCGCGATGTGGGCGTGGTGCGCGGTGCGGCGGCGCTGGCCGGGTTGAAGCGGAAGCTGGCGGGCGAGGGCGCGGCGGCGCAATGA
- a CDS encoding anthranilate synthase component I family protein yields MSVSGIAAARAALRAGEGACLWLRLVADTETPVGAWLKLAQPARGDWLLESVEGGRTRGRYSLLGLDPDRLFKVEGRRVSVNDRWPDAGGWREAGDDPLTALRAEVAAIRMVVPAELPKALAFFVGYMGYETVGMVERLAVPAADPLGLPDMLFVRPRLLLLFDRLSDALFIVAPLFAGAGEGAVAAAVERVEAAAARLAQPIPMAARVEAVEAGVTPALPDGAYAAMVARAKAYIGAGDIFQVVLAQRFSRAFTLPPFDLYRALRRINPSPFLYHLDLPGFALTGSSPEILVRARDGEVTIRPIAGTRPRGVDEAEDAARRAELLQDPKELAEHLMLLDLGRNDVGRVARAGSVRVTESFAVELYSHVMHIVSNVVGAQRADRDAIDALLAGFPAGTVSGAPKVRAMEIIAELEPEKRGAYAGGVGYFGPDGGMDSCIVLRTAVVKDEVMHIQAGAGIVADSDAAAEQRECEAKAGALLAAAREAVRAAGEGRYGQ; encoded by the coding sequence TTGAGCGTAAGCGGCATCGCGGCGGCGCGCGCGGCGTTGCGGGCGGGCGAGGGTGCCTGCCTGTGGCTGCGGCTGGTGGCGGATACCGAAACTCCGGTGGGCGCCTGGTTGAAGCTGGCGCAGCCGGCGCGCGGCGACTGGTTGCTGGAAAGCGTGGAGGGCGGGCGGACGCGGGGGCGATATTCACTGCTGGGGCTGGACCCGGACCGGTTGTTCAAGGTGGAAGGGCGGCGGGTGAGCGTGAACGACCGCTGGCCGGATGCCGGCGGGTGGCGCGAAGCGGGCGACGATCCGCTGACGGCGCTGCGAGCGGAGGTGGCGGCGATCCGCATGGTGGTGCCGGCGGAGCTGCCGAAGGCCCTGGCGTTCTTCGTCGGCTACATGGGGTATGAGACGGTGGGCATGGTGGAGCGGCTGGCGGTGCCGGCCGCCGATCCGCTGGGGCTGCCCGACATGCTGTTCGTGCGGCCGCGGCTGCTGTTGCTGTTCGACCGGTTGAGCGACGCGCTGTTCATCGTGGCGCCGCTGTTCGCCGGCGCGGGCGAGGGCGCGGTGGCGGCGGCGGTGGAGCGGGTGGAGGCGGCGGCGGCGCGGCTGGCGCAGCCGATCCCGATGGCGGCGCGGGTGGAGGCCGTGGAGGCAGGGGTGACGCCGGCGCTGCCGGATGGGGCCTATGCCGCGATGGTGGCGCGGGCGAAGGCGTATATCGGCGCCGGGGACATTTTTCAGGTGGTGCTGGCGCAGCGCTTCAGCCGGGCCTTCACCCTGCCGCCGTTCGACCTGTATCGCGCGCTGCGGCGGATCAACCCGTCGCCGTTCCTCTATCATCTGGATCTGCCGGGGTTCGCGCTGACGGGGAGCAGCCCGGAGATCCTGGTGCGGGCGCGGGACGGCGAGGTGACGATCCGGCCGATCGCGGGGACGCGGCCGCGGGGGGTGGACGAGGCGGAGGATGCGGCGCGGCGGGCGGAGTTGCTGCAGGATCCGAAAGAGCTGGCGGAGCATTTGATGCTGCTGGACCTGGGTCGCAATGATGTGGGGCGGGTGGCGCGGGCGGGCAGCGTGCGGGTGACGGAAAGCTTCGCGGTGGAGCTGTACAGTCATGTCATGCACATCGTGTCCAACGTGGTGGGGGCGCAGCGGGCGGACCGGGATGCGATCGATGCCTTGCTGGCGGGGTTTCCGGCGGGAACCGTGAGCGGCGCGCCGAAGGTGCGGGCGATGGAGATCATCGCCGAACTGGAGCCGGAGAAGCGGGGTGCCTATGCCGGAGGGGTGGGTTATTTCGGGCCGGATGGCGGGATGGACAGCTGCATCGTGCTGCGCACCGCGGTGGTGAAGGATGAGGTGATGCACATCCAGGCCGGCGCGGGGATCGTGGCGGACAGCGACGCGGCGGCCGAGCAGCGGGAGTGCGAGGCGAAGGCGGGAGCGCTGCTGGCGGCGGCGCGGGAGGCGGTACGGGCGGCGGGGGAGGGGAGATATGGGCAGTAG
- a CDS encoding dienelactone hydrolase family protein — protein sequence MENYTRTAFTGAGYTRDVFRAGQGPAIIVCHEIPGLHPQVFSFADSLVAAGFTLFLPSLFGTPGKPLSTGYALTQMFVNVCIRREFHALSDGRSSPIVDFLRALARHAHADCGGPGVGALGMCFTGGFALAMMTEPAVIAPVLSQPSLPLGRKAGLDASASEIACAKRRLEAEDLTLLGLRYRGDPLVPDARFARLHAEFGDRFQDITLDPEHARQGTGMTPHSVLTVHLPDSGPGKDAETTTIAFFRKRLQS from the coding sequence ATGGAAAACTACACCCGCACCGCCTTCACCGGCGCCGGCTACACCCGCGATGTCTTCCGCGCCGGCCAAGGCCCCGCCATCATCGTCTGCCACGAAATCCCCGGCCTCCATCCCCAGGTCTTCAGCTTCGCCGACAGCCTCGTCGCCGCCGGCTTCACCCTCTTCCTCCCCAGCCTGTTCGGCACGCCCGGCAAGCCGCTCTCCACCGGCTATGCGCTGACGCAGATGTTCGTGAACGTCTGCATCCGCCGCGAATTCCATGCGCTCTCCGATGGCAGGAGCAGCCCGATCGTCGATTTCCTCCGCGCGCTCGCCCGCCACGCCCATGCCGACTGCGGCGGGCCGGGCGTCGGCGCCCTCGGCATGTGCTTCACCGGCGGCTTCGCGCTCGCCATGATGACCGAGCCCGCCGTCATCGCCCCCGTGCTCTCGCAACCCTCCCTGCCGCTCGGCAGGAAGGCCGGGCTGGACGCCAGCGCATCCGAAATCGCCTGCGCCAAACGCCGCCTCGAAGCCGAAGACCTCACCCTGCTCGGCCTGCGCTACCGCGGCGACCCCCTGGTTCCCGACGCCCGCTTCGCCCGGCTCCATGCCGAATTCGGCGACCGCTTCCAGGACATCACCCTGGACCCCGAACACGCCCGGCAAGGCACCGGCATGACCCCCCACAGCGTGCTGACCGTCCACCTCCCCGACAGCGGCCCCGGCAAGGACGCCGAAACCACCACCATCGCCTTCTTCAGGAAGAGGCTGCAATCCTGA
- a CDS encoding protein-L-isoaspartate O-methyltransferase family protein: MIHSQLQVNGVIAPRLVAAFGAVAREAFGLPGREALAYVDAAVPVGGGRFMMAPLSIGHLFQALDVRPDERMLVVGGGYGGALAARLAGSVTVVESDAALAARTRALLPGVAVVEGDMGSGAAEGAPFDVMLVDGAIARLPDALADQLAEGGRMAAIMPGSDGVLRAMRGVKAGGRLVPEPFAEAAAPMLPGFSPAPAFRF; encoded by the coding sequence ATGATCCATTCGCAGTTGCAGGTGAATGGCGTGATTGCACCGCGGCTGGTGGCGGCGTTCGGCGCGGTGGCGCGCGAGGCATTCGGACTGCCGGGACGGGAGGCGCTGGCCTATGTCGATGCCGCGGTGCCGGTGGGCGGCGGGCGCTTCATGATGGCGCCGCTAAGCATCGGGCACCTGTTCCAGGCGCTGGACGTGCGGCCGGACGAGCGGATGCTGGTGGTCGGCGGGGGCTATGGCGGGGCGCTGGCGGCGCGGCTGGCGGGATCGGTGACCGTGGTGGAATCGGATGCCGCGCTGGCGGCGCGCACGCGGGCCCTGCTGCCGGGCGTGGCGGTGGTGGAGGGTGACATGGGTTCGGGCGCTGCCGAGGGCGCGCCCTTTGACGTGATGCTGGTGGACGGGGCGATTGCCCGGCTGCCGGACGCGCTTGCCGACCAGCTGGCCGAGGGGGGCCGGATGGCGGCGATCATGCCGGGAAGCGACGGTGTGTTGCGGGCGATGCGGGGGGTGAAGGCTGGCGGAAGGCTGGTGCCGGAACCGTTCGCGGAGGCCGCGGCGCCGATGCTGCCCGGGTTTTCCCCGGCTCCGGCCTTCCGCTTTTGA
- a CDS encoding TolC family outer membrane protein encodes MKLKLMLLLSLAMPASADTLADALASAYASNPDLAAQRAVVRQVDELVPQAIAAVRPAVTPSASLQQVMGPSFQNEGRLFSGGVTISQPLFRGGRTWSSIEAGEQRIFAARARLRLVENSVLVNTLTAYADVLRTAEIVKLNENQVRVLEQQLRASRDRFEVGDLTRTDVAQSEARLANANSNLIAAQGAAIAAQQAYQRVVGRPPVDLAPIPPLPPLPASAAEALALARDSAPTLLAARFDEGAAKADVRTARGQWLPTVTLNATGTYQELTGLPNGVGTRVVDGFAPGVGVTASIPLYSGGLTGSAVRQAQARQSQLLELIASADRAVVEAVNNGWAGVETARATQVSAKSAIAANALAAEGVRQENSVGSRTILEVLNAEQELLNSRVTLAQADRDVAVATYTLLASIGRAEAIALGLPVEAYDVAVNAKRVRGIISDWNVDPDPRRTPERNHAKKKAQ; translated from the coding sequence ATGAAACTGAAACTGATGCTGCTGTTGTCGCTGGCGATGCCGGCGAGTGCCGATACGCTGGCGGACGCGCTGGCCTCTGCCTATGCCAGCAATCCCGACCTGGCGGCGCAGCGCGCCGTGGTGCGCCAGGTGGACGAGCTGGTGCCGCAGGCGATCGCCGCGGTGCGGCCCGCGGTGACGCCGAGCGCCTCCTTGCAGCAGGTGATGGGCCCGAGTTTCCAGAATGAGGGGCGGCTGTTCAGCGGCGGGGTGACGATCAGCCAGCCGCTGTTCCGCGGCGGGCGCACCTGGTCGAGCATCGAGGCGGGCGAGCAGCGGATCTTCGCGGCGCGGGCGCGGCTGCGGCTGGTGGAAAACAGCGTGCTGGTGAACACGCTGACCGCCTATGCCGATGTGCTGCGGACGGCGGAGATCGTGAAGCTGAACGAGAACCAGGTGCGGGTGCTGGAGCAGCAGCTGCGCGCCAGCCGCGACCGGTTCGAGGTGGGCGACCTGACCCGCACCGACGTGGCGCAGAGCGAGGCGCGGCTGGCGAATGCCAACAGCAATTTGATTGCGGCGCAGGGGGCGGCGATCGCGGCGCAGCAGGCCTATCAGCGGGTGGTCGGGCGGCCGCCGGTGGACCTGGCGCCGATCCCGCCGCTGCCGCCGCTGCCGGCGAGCGCGGCCGAGGCGCTGGCGCTGGCGCGGGACAGCGCGCCGACGCTGCTGGCGGCGCGGTTCGACGAAGGCGCGGCGAAGGCGGATGTGCGCACGGCGCGCGGGCAATGGCTGCCGACGGTGACGCTGAACGCCACCGGCACCTATCAGGAGCTGACCGGGCTGCCCAACGGCGTGGGCACGCGGGTGGTGGATGGCTTTGCCCCGGGAGTGGGGGTGACGGCGTCGATCCCGCTTTACAGCGGCGGGCTGACGGGGTCGGCGGTGCGGCAGGCGCAGGCGCGGCAGAGCCAGTTGCTGGAGCTGATCGCCAGCGCCGACCGGGCGGTGGTGGAGGCGGTGAACAATGGCTGGGCCGGCGTGGAGACGGCGCGGGCGACGCAGGTGAGCGCGAAATCGGCGATCGCCGCGAACGCGCTGGCCGCCGAAGGGGTGCGGCAGGAAAACAGCGTGGGCAGCCGCACCATCCTGGAAGTGCTGAACGCCGAGCAGGAACTGCTGAATTCGCGCGTGACGCTGGCGCAGGCGGACCGGGATGTGGCGGTGGCGACCTATACGCTGCTGGCGAGCATCGGCCGGGCGGAGGCGATCGCGCTGGGGCTGCCGGTGGAGGCCTATGACGTGGCCGTCAATGCCAAGCGTGTGCGCGGGATCATTTCCGACTGGAATGTCGATCCGGACCCGCGGCGGACGCCGGAACGCAACCATGCGAAGAAGAAGGCGCAGTGA
- a CDS encoding DUF2497 domain-containing protein, producing the protein MSGKALDPKLAEILASIRATVGGEAPPTVTAEAPEVEVAAAPMVAPARPAGDGQTLEAFMAALAGPKIQAWLDAHLPEMVQAAVDAEVRKLMGKS; encoded by the coding sequence GTGAGCGGAAAGGCGCTGGACCCGAAGCTGGCGGAGATATTGGCCTCCATCCGGGCGACGGTGGGGGGTGAGGCGCCGCCGACGGTGACGGCGGAGGCGCCGGAGGTGGAGGTGGCGGCGGCGCCGATGGTGGCGCCGGCGCGCCCCGCCGGTGACGGACAGACGCTGGAGGCGTTCATGGCGGCGCTGGCGGGGCCGAAGATCCAGGCCTGGCTGGACGCGCATCTGCCGGAGATGGTGCAGGCGGCGGTGGATGCGGAAGTCAGAAAGCTGATGGGAAAAAGCTGA
- a CDS encoding valine--tRNA ligase translates to MSELPKTFDPAAIEARWYARWEATGAFRPSRPDAEPFTIMMPPPNVTGSLHIGHALDVTLQDVLVRHARLRGRDALWVVGTDHAGIATQMVVERQLNERQDKRTNYSREDFVAKVWEWKAESGGTITRQLRRLGASCDWANERFTMDPGFSEAVIRVFVRLYHEGLIYRDKRLVNWDPGLKTAISDLEVETKEVPGKFWHFRYPLADGVRTADGLDHIVVATTRPETMLADMAVAVNARDERYQSLLAAGAQVLLPITGRRVPVIADDHADPELGSGAVKITPGHDFNDFEVGVRAGIAARDMLNMFDGDACVVQVADGLIPDALLGLERFDARARVVERMEALGAVERVEERVIATPLGDRSGAVIEPWLTDQWYVDAKTLAVPAMEAVRDGRIKIVPAQWEKTFFNWMENIQPWCVSRQLWWGHRIPVWQTIGMTRDADDRVTQESYGVYAAESEMALRQRIESEGETRIIRFFEDWDAVIQDPDFAAFDRDKYMVLVRDQDVLDTWFSSALWPFATLGWTGNESPTPDPSPEGEGSLLAKHYPGDVLVSGFDILFFWDARMMMQGLHLMGEVPFRTLYLHGLVRAADGSKMSKSKGNAIDPLGLIDRYGADALRFTLAAMESQGRDIKLSEERVQGYRNFATKLWNAVRFAQANGIGASAAPQAPMAAKAVNRWIIGEVAATVVAMDAALAALRFDEAANAIYRFVWDVFCDWYLELVKGEVCDETRAVAGWAIDQALVLLHPLMPFITEELWHALGAREAPIIHARWPVAAVADDEAAAEIGWLVRLVREVRAARTELGVAPGVRLPAHLREASAVTRARWAAHAGTIARMARIEAAEGDGPAAGAAQLVVDEMTVVLPLEGVIDLAAERARLGKARDAAAKEAAALAGRLGNPAFVEKAKPEAVAKARADHAEKAAEAERLGAALARLG, encoded by the coding sequence ATGAGCGAGTTACCGAAGACATTCGATCCGGCGGCCATCGAGGCGCGCTGGTATGCGCGGTGGGAAGCGACGGGCGCGTTCCGGCCCTCTCGGCCCGATGCCGAGCCGTTCACCATCATGATGCCGCCGCCCAATGTGACGGGGTCGCTGCATATCGGCCATGCGCTGGACGTGACCTTGCAGGATGTTCTGGTGCGGCATGCCCGGCTGCGGGGCAGGGATGCGCTGTGGGTGGTGGGGACGGACCATGCCGGGATCGCCACGCAGATGGTGGTGGAGCGGCAGCTGAACGAAAGGCAGGACAAGCGCACGAACTATAGCCGCGAGGATTTCGTGGCGAAGGTGTGGGAATGGAAGGCGGAGAGCGGCGGGACGATTACCCGCCAGCTGCGGCGGCTGGGGGCGAGCTGCGACTGGGCGAACGAGCGGTTCACGATGGACCCCGGGTTCAGCGAGGCGGTGATCCGCGTGTTCGTGCGGCTGTATCATGAGGGGCTGATCTATCGCGACAAGCGGCTGGTGAACTGGGACCCGGGGTTGAAGACGGCGATTTCCGACCTGGAGGTGGAGACGAAGGAGGTGCCGGGGAAATTCTGGCATTTCCGCTATCCATTGGCCGATGGCGTGCGGACGGCGGACGGCCTTGATCATATCGTGGTGGCGACGACGCGGCCGGAGACGATGCTGGCTGACATGGCGGTGGCGGTGAATGCGCGCGATGAGCGGTATCAATCGCTGCTGGCGGCGGGCGCGCAGGTGCTGCTGCCGATCACGGGGCGGCGGGTGCCGGTCATCGCCGACGACCATGCCGATCCGGAACTGGGCAGTGGCGCGGTGAAGATCACGCCGGGGCATGATTTCAACGATTTCGAGGTGGGCGTGCGCGCCGGGATCGCGGCGCGGGACATGCTGAACATGTTCGATGGCGATGCCTGCGTGGTGCAGGTGGCGGACGGGTTGATCCCGGACGCGCTGCTGGGGCTGGAGCGGTTCGATGCGCGGGCACGGGTGGTGGAGCGGATGGAGGCGCTCGGGGCTGTGGAGCGGGTGGAGGAGCGGGTGATCGCGACCCCGTTGGGCGACCGCAGCGGCGCGGTGATCGAGCCGTGGCTAACCGACCAATGGTATGTGGATGCGAAGACGCTGGCGGTGCCGGCGATGGAGGCGGTGCGGGACGGGCGGATCAAGATTGTGCCGGCGCAGTGGGAGAAGACATTTTTCAACTGGATGGAGAATATCCAGCCCTGGTGTGTGAGCCGGCAATTGTGGTGGGGGCATCGGATTCCGGTTTGGCAGACGATTGGCATGACGCGCGATGCCGATGATCGGGTAACGCAGGAAAGCTACGGTGTGTATGCCGCTGAGTCAGAAATGGCTCTACGTCAAAGGATTGAATCTGAGGGCGAAACAAGAATCATTCGCTTCTTTGAGGATTGGGACGCCGTAATCCAAGATCCTGATTTTGCGGCGTTTGACCGTGATAAATATATGGTTTTGGTGCGCGACCAAGATGTCCTCGATACTTGGTTTTCGAGTGCCTTGTGGCCGTTTGCGACGTTGGGGTGGACGGGGAATGAATCCCCCACCCCCGACCCCTCCCCTGAAGGGGAGGGGAGTTTGTTGGCGAAGCACTATCCCGGGGATGTGCTGGTTTCGGGGTTTGACATCCTGTTTTTCTGGGATGCGCGGATGATGATGCAGGGGCTGCATCTGATGGGGGAGGTGCCGTTCCGGACGCTGTATCTGCATGGGCTGGTGCGGGCCGCGGATGGCAGCAAGATGTCGAAATCGAAGGGGAATGCCATCGATCCGCTGGGGTTGATCGACCGCTATGGCGCGGATGCGCTGCGCTTCACGCTGGCGGCGATGGAGAGCCAGGGACGCGATATCAAGCTGAGCGAGGAGCGGGTTCAGGGCTATCGGAACTTTGCCACCAAGCTGTGGAACGCGGTGCGGTTCGCGCAGGCGAACGGCATTGGGGCGAGTGCGGCTCCGCAAGCGCCGATGGCGGCGAAGGCGGTCAATCGCTGGATCATCGGCGAGGTGGCGGCAACGGTTGTTGCGATGGATGCGGCGCTGGCGGCGCTGCGCTTCGACGAGGCGGCGAATGCGATTTACCGGTTCGTGTGGGATGTGTTCTGCGACTGGTATCTGGAGCTGGTGAAGGGGGAGGTGTGCGACGAGACGCGCGCGGTGGCGGGGTGGGCGATCGACCAGGCGCTGGTGCTGCTGCACCCGCTGATGCCCTTCATCACCGAGGAGCTGTGGCATGCGCTGGGGGCGCGGGAGGCGCCGATCATCCATGCGAGGTGGCCGGTGGCGGCTGTGGCGGACGATGAGGCAGCGGCGGAAATCGGCTGGCTGGTGCGACTGGTGCGGGAGGTGCGGGCGGCGCGGACCGAACTGGGGGTGGCCCCGGGCGTGCGACTGCCGGCGCATCTGCGCGAGGCGTCTGCCGTGACACGCGCACGCTGGGCGGCGCATGCCGGGACAATCGCGCGGATGGCGCGGATCGAGGCGGCCGAGGGCGATGGGCCGGCCGCTGGCGCGGCACAGTTGGTGGTGGACGAGATGACCGTCGTGCTGCCGTTGGAGGGCGTGATCGACCTGGCGGCCGAGCGGGCGCGGTTGGGGAAGGCGCGCGATGCCGCAGCGAAGGAGGCGGCGGCGCTGGCGGGGCGGTTGGGCAATCCGGCCTTTGTGGAGAAGGCGAAGCCGGAGGCGGTGGCGAAGGCGCGGGCGGACCATGCCGAGAAGGCGGCGGAGGCGGAACGGTTGGGGGCGGCGCTGGCACGGCTTGGTTAA
- a CDS encoding PEPxxWA-CTERM sorting domain-containing protein: MKLKIFAAALLASTFAMPVAAAPIYAPVPVANYITVGGTDWAWASPCAFTGGCSSIDLSYQSTQGWRTPTRVEWAARPTVLDFAGKCASAWFDNSYSHCDFGDPDFPGVAMPGVQPTGVIWDFGYGTSNYQGYEGLAETWLVRGAAVPEPATWAMMIAGFGLVGFAARRRAAVAA; the protein is encoded by the coding sequence ATGAAACTCAAGATTTTTGCGGCGGCGCTGCTGGCTTCGACCTTCGCAATGCCGGTGGCCGCGGCGCCGATCTATGCGCCGGTGCCGGTGGCGAACTATATCACGGTGGGGGGCACCGACTGGGCCTGGGCAAGCCCCTGCGCCTTCACCGGTGGGTGCAGCAGCATCGACCTTTCCTATCAGTCGACGCAGGGCTGGCGGACGCCGACGCGGGTCGAGTGGGCGGCGCGTCCGACCGTGCTCGATTTCGCTGGCAAGTGCGCGAGCGCCTGGTTCGACAACAGCTACAGCCACTGCGATTTCGGCGATCCGGACTTTCCGGGGGTGGCGATGCCCGGCGTGCAGCCGACCGGCGTGATCTGGGACTTCGGCTATGGCACCAGCAACTATCAGGGCTATGAGGGCCTGGCCGAAACTTGGCTGGTGCGCGGTGCGGCGGTGCCCGAGCCGGCGACCTGGGCGATGATGATCGCCGGGTTCGGCCTGGTGGGCTTTGCCGCGCGTCGTCGGGCTGCTGTCGCCGCCTGA
- a CDS encoding S24 family peptidase — translation MIRDRGSDYASLSRIIGRNPAYIQQFIKRGVPRRLSELDRKRLAQHFGIPESQLGAPESAPARPPAESLLPSSISYPSPQSALAIPFLDVGASAGDGTDPDSEKHTAALLFEPRYARTLASANPTALSAITVTGDSMFPTLSDGDQIIVDTADSARLRDGIYVIRVDGALLVKRLSLHPATRRLSIRSDNSSYPSYDNVDPADVEIIGRVRWVGRTLT, via the coding sequence ATGATCAGGGACCGGGGGTCGGACTATGCCTCGCTTTCCCGCATCATCGGAAGAAACCCTGCCTATATTCAACAATTTATCAAGCGTGGCGTGCCGCGCCGCCTGTCCGAGCTCGACCGCAAGCGACTGGCGCAGCATTTCGGCATTCCCGAAAGCCAGCTCGGCGCACCCGAGTCGGCGCCCGCGCGCCCGCCCGCCGAATCGCTCCTGCCCTCGTCAATTTCCTATCCATCGCCACAATCCGCGCTGGCGATTCCCTTTCTCGATGTCGGCGCCAGCGCCGGCGACGGCACCGATCCCGATTCGGAAAAGCACACCGCCGCCCTGCTGTTCGAGCCGCGCTACGCCCGCACCCTGGCGTCCGCCAACCCCACCGCGTTGTCGGCCATCACCGTCACCGGCGATTCGATGTTCCCCACCCTGTCCGATGGCGACCAGATCATCGTCGACACCGCCGACAGCGCCCGTCTGCGCGACGGCATCTATGTCATCCGCGTCGATGGCGCGCTGCTGGTGAAACGCCTGTCGCTCCACCCCGCCACCCGCCGCCTCAGCATCCGCAGCGACAACAGCAGCTACCCCAGCTACGACAATGTCGATCCCGCCGATGTCGAGATCATCGGCCGCGTCCGCTGGGTCGGCCGCACGCTGACATGA